A genomic segment from Drosophila miranda strain MSH22 chromosome 3, D.miranda_PacBio2.1, whole genome shotgun sequence encodes:
- the LOC108159340 gene encoding uncharacterized protein LOC108159340: protein MCCPRMIACILYLSSAFNMLTAFVLLLLCVLADRSKPGGKLNAILFVIWMFIHIPLILGVFKRKRALMWAYIIAWPLFFSCLTILLLLICCSVIVWYDFLRFCWPLWFFVVWFVTAIPSWILAISYLSNGHDISTEVSSTNSAQS, encoded by the exons ATGTGTTGCCCCCGAATGATAGCCTGCATTCTGTACTTGTCGTCGGCGTTCAACATGCTGACGGCATTCgtcctgttgctgctgtgtgTCCTGGCAG ATAGATCTAAGCCGGGAGGCAAGCTGAATGCCATTCTCTTCGTCATATGGATGTTCATCCATATTCCCCTCATTTTGGGCGTCTTCAAG CGCAAAAGGGCTCTGATGTGGGCTTACATAATCGCCTGGCCGCTGTTCTTCTCGTGTCTGACCATCCTTTTGCTGCTGATCTGCTGCTCGGTGATCGTTTGGTACGATTTCCTGCGCTTTTGTTGGCCCCTCTggttctttgtcgtgtggttcg TGACTGCCATCCCCTCTTGGATCTTGGCCATTTCATACCTGAGCAATGGCCATGATATTTCAACCGAGGTATCATCCACAAACTCGGCGCAATCGTAG